Proteins from a genomic interval of Nematostella vectensis chromosome 5, jaNemVect1.1, whole genome shotgun sequence:
- the LOC5504585 gene encoding nucleoside diphosphate-linked moiety X motif 17, with translation MFFGRVPLEKLFICRIAVKTIRMASGSPKVYLCKDSQQGTSNPAEFEKCCLSYLGCRDNRMHVGFSYENGKLEIYPSDQGLRLEHPASCPCRFLTASDLVTMSESQNPKMQGVNVGVAVVLQSSDNQVLLTRRAEHMRTFPSVWVPPGGHLESGETLNQACLRELREETGLDFAENDLLISSLGLWESVYPPMLSMGLPNRHHIVVYLLAQCHEDSRVLQSRVKFCEHEVDAITWLDQYVVSDIASSDDYGQSRKVPQRYFSALVKDKNSFIVNNLPLSTLMATLPPTSTAHDVERLSTGTKFALRQWLKVLYPPPPGGLERADSLETVFLTITKQGHQPVRSPFWVE, from the exons ATGTTTTTCGGTCGTGTGCCACTAGagaaattatttatttgccGTATAGCTGTGAAAACGATAAGAATGGCTAGTGGATCTCCTAAGGTTTATCTCTGCAAGGATAGCCAACAGGGAACGTCAAATCCTGCAGAATTCGAGAAG TGCTGTCTTTCATACCTTGGTTGCCGTGACAATCGCATGCATGTTGGGTTCAGTTATGAGAATGGAAAACTTGAAATCTACCCAAGTGATCAAGGGTTAAGATTGGAG CATCCCGCTAGCTGTCCTTGCCGATTCCTCACTGCCTCtgacctagtcaccatgtcagAATCCCAAAATCCCAAGATGCAAGGTGTGAATGTTGGTGTCGCTGTTGTGCTACAATCATCAGATAACCAGGTGCTGCTGACTCGTCGAGCTGAGCACATGAGGACATTCCCATCCGTCTGGGTGCCCCCAG GAGGCCATTTGGAATCTGGTGAAACT CTAAATCAAGCTTGTTTGAGGGAACTTCGCGAAGAAACAGGATTAGATTTTGCAGAGAATGACCTTCTTATTTCTTCTCTTGGACTTTGGGAG TCTGTTTATCCCCCAATGCTTTCCATGGGTCTGCCAAATCGTCACCATATCGTTGTCTACCTATTGGCCCAGTGCCATGAGGACAGCCGCGTCCTACAAAGCAGGGTCAAGTTTTGCGAGCATGAGGTAGACGCCATCACTTGGCTTGATCAGTATGTTGTCTCAGACATTGCTTCTAGTGATGACTATGGTCAGTCAAGAAAAGTACCCCAGAGATACTTCAG TGCTTTGGTTAAGGACAAGAACAGCTTTATTGTGAACAACCTTCCCTTGTCGACCCTAATGGCTACACTGCCCCCTACCTCTACCGCACATGATGTGGAACGACTCTCAACAGGGACAAAGTTTGCCCTTCGTCAGTGGCTAAAGGTCCTATACCCTCCCCCGCCAGGGGGCTTGGAGCGGGCGGATTCACTTGAGACTGTGTTCTTGACTATAACAAAGCAAGGGCACCAACCTGTTAGAAGTCCTTTCTGGGTTGAATAA